AGTGTGGTGAAATTACTTGTTAGAATATAATCTCCCTATAGTGCAATAGTAAGTGTAAAGGGAAAACTGCTGATGAAAAAGTGAACATATGGTGTTATTGGTAAAATTATGAACAGCTATGGTGTCCTTGTATTGTACTTGAAAAGTTTCTGTTCCTATGCATTATGACACCAAGAGGAGTTGCATCACATGCACTAAACCCACACTTTGGCTTTTCTTGTTTTGCTTTAGTCACTTCACTGATCCTATTAGTTCCTTTAAATATGTAATAATATTCTTAGAGCAAAATTGTTTCCTCTTGGTTCTGGTATATGGTCAGTTGAAATTACTTAATAGTCTTTTGTTGAGTGGGGACAGgttaaataatattaatgaaAGTTTTCATGCTAATGACTATTCTCCAATTCATTCCCCTCCCGCAATGACTATATGAaattattttcatggtttcttgaatttttttaattttatttttgggtaTGCTTTGAGATATGCcggaattcaaataaaaattggcTTAGGACATTGTGGATGAATCAATACTTTGCCATATGAGGATTGATTTGATGCTATTAGCTGGTTTAAGTGCTAATCCTGATTAATATATGTGTCATTAGCTATGAGTTAACGTTTGAGTTTTCATCATTAATTGAAGTTGAGTTTACATTGGCTTAGCCCTTAGCCCTGTCATTAGTTTCTTTTGAACTTTGTAGTTTGACACCCTTACAAACATTTCAAAATAGTAATTTGGCTGGAAACAGTTGCATCTCTTGGACCTTGATTGCTAACTAGTTGAATTAACTTGTCCTTATTTCCATTTTCGTTTTCATTTTGTGCAATTAAGACATTTGTTGGGTTGATAGAGGTActccttttgctttttttttgggGGGTGTAATGCTGTGTGTATTTCAATTTTCAGAATTGATGAGAACATGGACGATACATTGGCAAACGTAGAAGGTGCACAAGGGGCTCTGTTGAAGTATCTGAACAGCATATCTTCTAATAGGTGGCTGATGATCAAGATTTTCTTTGTATTAATATTTTTCCTCATGGTTTTCTTATTTTTTGTGGCATAGTCATTCCAATGACAGAGAAATGAAAACAAGGACACAAGTGACGGCCTTATTACTGGTGATGAGCCTTTTGTATCCCATTAATATTTCTTTCTTTGAATATATATATTCGTTCCTAAAGAGTTTAGCTCCCAACAAGTTTGTCAAATCTTGTATTTATTGTCATATTTTGGGAAGGTTAAGAACTATTGGGCATTGCATGTTATCCATTTACTATAATATCGTTGTGATTTGTGATGATTATTACGCAGTGGAGGCTTCTGTAAAGGTTTTCTTCTAATTCAAAATGTATTAGATTAATATCATTAATTGATCCCTGGTAACTGAGATTACAGCTTCCGAATATTTAAGGAGGAATTTATAGTATTGTAAATGTATGTTATTCTTTTGCCCAGCAATTCCATCCATCGTTAGTTTTTGTACAAATTCAATGTTACGAAAGGAATTGTTGCGTGATTACATACATAACTCCATTTTTGATAATTTCTGTTTCCTTTTTCAGCGAACCCAAAAGAATACAATATGCGATTTCAACTTTCTTGCATAAATTATATCCCAAAAGAATCAATACAAGAATACAACAAAAttgatctctttttttttcttctattcaccaaaatctccaaggatctttataAGGAGGAACATAATTTTCGGTTGGCTTTAGAAGGCGGAACGAGCTCACTGATTTTTCAAGGAAAGGCCCCATCTACACCAAAAGTATTGTCAACATTAGTTAGAGCCTGCCCCTAAAAGGgatagaaaacaaaaacaaaataataaggaATATTTATTCCTAAAAGATAAAGCAAATATAATGGCACATCATCATATGGTAGCactaagataaaatatttttggtacaTCAAAGAAAATATGGTTTCCACGTACGACCTTGTAACCAATGAGGAAATTTTTGGTACACCAGAAATACTATGTGCACATAAAAAAGCAACTACCAAATCAGTCACCATGCATTTGAATATATAAGTACATATTTTGTTTAATTCATTTTCAACGTgtattttaacatttattttacaCCTATAGCTAATTTAGTGGCTATTTTTGGTGTGCACGTAGCACGGTTGATTGCACACACATCTTCTAATCCTTTAATTCATTCATGAACTTTTtagagaaaatagataaataaatagaagtttaATTTGTATGCACTATCAGTATAAAGATGTTTATGAAATTATGTAACTTCATAATAGCAAAAGTAGCTACTTTCACACTTACTATTATTGTCATCCAAATCGGCTACAAGAATTTCCTTTGCTAACTAGGATTTAATTATATCATTCTAGAAGTGCTTAACTTCATTCATAATTGTTCAAATGTAAACACCATAAGAGAGAGTGGAGTACCTTTTCCCACTGTGGGCTAAGAGTTGAAGCACTGATAGAATAGAAATAACCTGCAATCATTCGCTTCGCAATATCAGAAGAGAATTGCTAAAAtgaaatgatgaaaagaaaatataACTCGAGAATTTCTGAAGTATTAAACCATGACAGAACAGTCTCGTATCGAATCACAAGTAGAAATAATCTAACTAAGCAAGTTTAAAATACAAGTAGTAAAAATGAGAGGATATACCATCTCTTTCAGCTGTTGAAGCAAGATAATGGCGAAAGACACTTGAATCCGGTGTCTGCAATCACAATTTGCCAGGCAAAGGTAAGCCATTACAGACATCAGTACATCACATCATTCCTTGAGGGCCAAAACAAAATACTTACAACTTTTATTGGTGATTTGCGAACAAGGTATTCATAATACCAATAAGGCTCTCCATCAATCTGCAAAGAGAGTGTAGATATGCTCCACTATGAGTAAACTTGAACTTAAAAATGTAGATGTTGAGTACTATGTCTTATATTTAGAGTATTCATTGTCATTGACAAACAATTACATTTTGATATCTATTTATACAAATATAGGGAGAGCCGGAGAGCCATCGATATAGCCCTAAACAATCAAACACCGACAAATCAGTCcctaaaagatattttaatagTTTATGGCAGTGTAATGGTGAATCTGTTATTTGAATGGGATTtgtcattttttaataaaaatgttgcaGGGACTACTTTGTCAACACATTAGTTATTGGGGTACCTTGAAGACTTATAATATTCTTTTAGGGGCTAAATTGTCAACATTTTAAGCTTTTAGGGACCAATTTGATGGTTCTCCCATCATATACATTTGATATTACATCAGACTATGATTTCTTTAACACCCATCAAATATGAGAGAGACTTAAGAAATAAATATTATTCCTAAAACTTACTTCCCCGGAATGCGTATCAAGAACTGAACTCTCAGCTAAGCGCTGACTAGAGGTAACTCGCTGCAAATTGTTACAATCATATAGTTATAAATTTGACATATTTCAATATGGATGACAAGCAAAGCAATTTTGTAATTAACATAGTTAAATAAATGTTACTCATGCCTAGACAATAAAGTTTAAAAGGCCATGTTCAGTGCTCAAATCATCCATTAGAGAATTCATATTGGTTTCAACATATGAGACATGGTAAATATGACAATCCAAAAGCTATTGGTTTAAAATCATAGGATTCTTATTCATATTCAGTCAAATATGAATTAAGAATAAGGTAGACATAATTTATAAATGAGTGACATGTTACCAGTGCAGATTTGTCAGATAAAACCGAATCAGCAACCTCTCTTGCAGTCCATTTACTCTTATCCGTTGTTTTTATAATGCTCGAATTTGGGGGACCTATCTGATttaatacaaaaaagaaaaaaaaatcaatagatAACTAATAATAGTCCATGTTCCAAATGTGAGGTTCGGAAAATACCGTGACAGAGATAataagattatcaataatatcaacacgttCCGATACAATGCGCAGGCGAGCATCAGCTGTACAGAATTAGCAGAGCAATATTTTATCAGAAAAAGGAAATCATAAAGTAACCAAATGGTTTGGTTACTTTGATGCACAACAAGCTCAAGAAGCAAAACTCTTGGCGGCCagcaatttttagtattttttgtcgTTATTTGACCGGCACAAACACTAAATtatctttaacaaataaattttactaattcataTGTGCAAACTCTGAAAAAATCTGGGTGCAAATTATATTGATTCAATGTGTTCAAAACTCTGTAAATATAAGTGCAAACTATATATTTCTTGTGAGTAAAACCCCTCTAAATATGGATGCTAACCATGTAGTATTGCTCTGCTCAAGAACACACGAGATTTGAATGGAAACAAACCATGGCCTCAAATCTTAAGCTATTTGATAAGATAAACCTTTGCAATGATGCTAAGGGAAAGAATGGAACTTACGAGAAAGTGGCGCAGCTGAAGAGTATCGCTCGGGCTTTCGTGATTCTACCCTTTAAATAAATGAAAAGAGTTAGCTTCCTACAATTTGAAAATTCCTCTTAATAGTGGAGAAAAAATTTCCAGACAGGAATTGGATTTAGAGGAATTAAACTAATTATAGTTCTGTTAAATGCAGTAGCACAGCACCAAATGCTTAGTCCCATAGAGTCACTttcactaaataatatatataaaatgattAGGATTTTTTTAATAAGATTGAAGATGAATCAATAAAACATTGAGTTATATACAGTTATAAACATATATTTAACTAACATCTATGCATAATTAACTAAATAGAGCAGTTAAGTATTAACACAAACTACATTTACTTTTGTTTGTACTATCCACTATCCAGTAACTACTATAAAAGACAAACAATTTTGTTAtcacttaattttaatttattataagcATTATGGATTGTGAGGCATATAAGTAATTAgtacaaatcaaatcaaatttcatgAACAGTAACTACCATTTGAAGACAAATTTCTTAGATGGCAACTCAACCGGGTAGAGATAAGAATAGGCATTTAGTTCATCTTCAAAGGAAGCCATTTTCGGTTCTTCTTCAGCAAGTGTCACTGCAAAGTAAGAACAAgcgtcagagagagagagagagagagagagagagagagagagagagagagagagagagagtgagagtacCAGAAAGTGGGGATGTTAGAGAGAGTGAAGTGAGACCAAAGAGAACAAAATCCCTTCTAAAGAAGGtattattttgggaagtgggttTCAGAGCACAACATGACAAGTGTTTGCGTTTGTGTTTGTGTTGATTAAGGTTGTTGTTGAGGATAAGGTGGATGTTATTGTTGTTAGGACTGAGAACggggaagagagagagtgagagtgagagagaagagtGCAAAACCATTGCAATGGAAGTGTAGAAGGTCTCTAACTCTAAAGTGTTTCTTCATCCACTGACCATATCTTAACTTTCTCAAACTCGATTCAGTAATCTGATTCTGCTCATATGCCACGTTCTTGTCATGCTCCTAtttcttgttttatttcttttttccttatttttagaaaataacttttttttttctgggcAGGGTAAAGATGAGTCAATAATCATTCGTACACTCAGTGAAATGAATAttcgatatatctattatttatattgtttaatatttttattgtctatatatattttttcttgagTTAATTCATGAGTTAttatattatcaatttttttaacttGAGAAAAAGAAACTCATACTAAATTATTAGCTAATGTAATTATTTTACTCGAATTTTattatatgttaaaaaaatatgggtattttaatgtaatttttttatataaaaattattgttgTCTTATTTTCGATTATGAATGAGTGGTGTGTTTtaatttaatatgaaaataatCACAACTCGAAAAGTaggttttgtattttaaaaattttaaaaaattaaagttcacAAATCGAAGGATAGGATTTGTGTTACTTCACAAATCGGAGGATAGGTTTTGTGTTACTTGACAAATCAAAAGGTTAGATTTGTAATctccatacaaaaaaaaaaacacaccaaaTTTTCACATTATTGAAAGGTGATTGCTATGGTGCCTACAAATATTTGtgggttaaaaattaatattcaattttaaaagtataaaaataaaaaattattaaatattcaaaatttaccatatcaaataaattaaacaaaagttAGGCACCATATCATAAGTATCATAGAATTCACCTTATTGAAAAACACTTCTATAAAcccaatatcaaaattaaaaactcCAATTGTAATGtcaatagaaattaaaaagaatgaaattagcaaataaaataaagaaatgtgAGGTATTATAGGTAAAATAAATTgtagaaattaaaacaaacaaaaattaaagaaaggatgaaaaagaaaaaataaacataaaagagaaaaatatataaaagtagataaattttattaataaaaactgaaaaaaatacaTTACAAGTGTTTAAACTTTGAATTTAgagaaattatttaaaatttttaatttttattctgcGATGTCAATGGGCTAAAAGCGTTTTGGATTTCTAAATGCTCTCCTAAAGAGTAGAACTCCTTTACAATATTAGTCTAAgacttatttataaattttttatgtcaACTGACCATTACACTTCATACGTCATTTTCGGCCAATTTAAATTGTCTTTGTAACTATTTCTACACTCTTTTTTCAGTGTCaattgaaaattttagaaataattaaaataactaaactaTCAAATAATAAAGATCATATAATAAATATACGGAGACAtcaacatataattaattatttctttatataataatattttttatctaatatatTGCATCCGAAATTTCTCACTTAAAAATATACCATAGTGAGAAAATTTTGTTGCCTTATAGTAACAAAGGCACTACATATATATTAGGAAAAAGGATAAATAGGtcctaactttttaaatttttgataaatacatctctaacaaaatttaaatacaaaaaaagcTCTAACTTTAACAAACAAAGGATAATTTAATCATTCGGTCTACTTGCCTCTTATACACTAAATAGAACTGGCTGACGTGGTTGAAACGATGTCCAGATGTCTGTTACGGTGCCATACTAGAAAGGGAATACAGTTCGaatgacaaataggtccttgctgatgaaaacgacgtcgttttgcaaataaagttcgaaggacaaataggactttgatataacaaattctaataCACAAATAATGAACAAGTGAACAAATGCACTATTGATGCATAAATGAACTAACGCTAACTAATGCCACTGGTATGagaaaactgaactaatgcagtttatcaaattttaatataatacacGAATGCACTAATACAAACTTAATACATAAATGATGCACAAGTGAACTGGTGCACTcttgatgcataaatgaactAATGCTAACTAATGCTATTGGTATGAGAAAACTGAACTAATGtaatttaacaaattctaatataatacacaaatgcactaatgctaacttaatacatgaatgatgcacaagtgaactaatgctaacttgatgcataaatgaactcatgctaactaatgccactggtatgataaaaactgaactaatgcaatttaataaattctaatataatacacaaatgcactaattCTAACTGATGCTAACTAATGTGAGAAAattgaactaatgcaatttaagaaaaaaaaagtagaaacagaacaagcccaatttctgcaattttaatacaaataatctAAATTGCAAAATACAACAAgttaactagattttaaaatgcaagcataattttataaactaaattcacATAATAGAAGCATAATGAACTAAATTCTCAAGAACCTATTTGTCTTTCAAACTTTATTTGCAAAATGCCGTTGTTTTTATCAACAAGGACCTATTTATCATTCGAACTTTATTCCTTTTCCAGCGTGGCACCGTAACAGATACCTGGACACCGTTTTAACCACGTCAGCCAATTCTGTTTAGTGTATGAGAGACAAATAAATGAAAAGATTAAATTGTCCTCTATTTATTAAAGTCAGAgactttttgtatttaaaatttattaggtGTATTTGTCAAACATTTAAAAAGACAGAAATCTATCTGTCattttcttatatattattactactttttttattgttattacttttttttactcATTAAATAGAAACCATATATTGAAccgtataatataaattattttggaATAAGAatgactttgttttttttttaattagcttTTTGTTTATTGACTAGACAAAGAGAACGAGTAGTCCAACATAGATTATAGTATAAAGATCATATTGAAGAAGACCATACTGAAAAAACTTATAAACAAaaatctgcaaaaaaaaaaatgacattTTAGTAATTgcactataaaaaaaattgttaaatatcGTCGGATTTAATGTCAGCTTGTACCGATGAATTTATCGTCTAATTTTCTGACGAAAAAGAGGAGAAATTCGTTGCTATAAAAGATTACcgtcgaaaaaaaattttcatcgcTAAAACTGATGGTAATTATTGGTGCGAAAATATAATTCACTGGTGCCAATATTACCGTCGAATTTTTCATCAGTATATTCCGTCGGTATCACGATTTAATGAAACGTGTCGTTTTGGTGATTTACCGTTGGAAAAAATTTGACGGTAAAATTAGGTTAAAATTTAAACGCGAAACCCTTTCCCCTTACTTGTGAGAatgatttctctctctctctcctggtCTTCTCTCTCCCAAGTTGTCGAATTGTCACCGTCGTCACTATCGAGAGCTCGTCGTCGTCACCACCACTTGGAGCACCCGCTGGAGCTGTTACTATACGTCGTCGTCGATTCTGCTGCTACTGTTGTCCCCGCTGCATCTTCCGCCATTGTTGCCATTCACATTATCGTCATTTTCGCCTCTTTCACCACCACTTTAAAGAGACCTTGCAGTCGTTATCATCAGATTTATTATTAGcatggttattttatttttatatattaatttgtgACTTTAGCATTTGTTAGGAGTTTTGTTAAATCAGtggttaaatttattaaataaagtaTGTGATTAAAATTTATTGTGTTAATTTAATAGATGTAAAAATTAAATGATGTTAGAGTAAGTTAAGTAAGATGAGATTAAGCGTGCGTGAGTTACTAAAAATTTTAGTTGAGTTTAGTGAATGAGATTTTTTTCAATTACATTAAACTTATGTCACTTATTTTTATCATGCCTCTTGTTAGtttgatcaaattaaataaaaaaatactttattttcaTATGtctcttaaaaataatattatcatctctcaaatttatataaataattttcataTGTACTCATATAgcaagttttattatttatttttttaatctaaaaattaaatttaaatagacAATACTGAATATTACAAGTTTGGtagtgatttttaaaattttgaaagttttgtaatttaaattttatttatttaaaaactgaattaatttttaaattttaaaaattttaaaatttaaattatatttatttatattttagtgcGAATTAAATCGAAATTTTATCATCCGATCCACATTAATCCCCTTATTTGCATCTAATAAAgttcttatttatttaataaattctcTTTTTTCACCTTAAATTGTCaaagataatattttaatttatgtttcattaattggatttttaaatatttctacttcTTCCCAGTTACCTTGTACTTATATATAAGAAAATTAGCTTCACGTAAACCGCTAGAATCTCCTATAGATTACGTATATCAACATTTTTTCATAAACCTTACATAAATTGCTACTGTCTATAACGGTTTTTGTATGTACCATTTTGAACATAAATTACGGCTACCAGTAACGATTTACGTTGATCTAGAAACCGCTAGTACTAGTAGCGGTTTACATAGATGTGTAAATGTTGCAATTGTTTTTTTAGTTTGAAAAGGTTGTAATATGATATTATAGATTTGTAACTATTTTATTTGAGTAACTTGCCTTAAATATTATTTTggtctttatatttatttattttaaaacaaaagattacacttatctttttaaaaatatttattaaaatgtatTTATGTGTATATATACTAATGAGGTAAATATCAAATTGGTATTCAAAAGATTCTAGCACTAACAAAATAGtacctaatttttttattgacaaaatagtccctgaataattttaaaagttgACAAGCGTATCCCTAAACTTACAGACCAGATCTCTGATAGTCTGATGAATCAATAGTCCCTGAATAATGGTGGATTATAATTTGTTATTTCATCTTTATCTGATTTTCATTCTCTTAGAGAATCAATTTATCTTTCTCTATTTATCATTTTCATTCTGATTTTTAAATGAATGTTGTGGTTTTgatattaaaattgattacttgattaaatttagatttGTATATGAATTTTGatattgttattttgtttttgtcattATGGTTCTGAAAGAGTGCGTTGAGGAGGGAGATTTGGAAAAATTAGAGTAAACTTAATGCGTTAGAAAGAGAGATCCTTCGTCGGATTAGGGTTTAGGGGGGATTTTCTAGGTTTGGGAGAACTCATAGTCGAGAGAGTGCGTTGAGGGATGGAATTAGGGTTCAGAAGCGGGTTGTTTGGTGTTTTGATTTTTTCAAGTTGGATTGAGttgtttaattaataattctAACTAGGTATGTACATTAACAAGGTTGCCATTTGAGTAAAATACGATGACTAGTTCAACATCATTCTCATCGAAGATGTGTTCTAACGAATTTAATGGTActcttatcaaattttaaaattatttagacaCTATcttattaataagaaaaatcagGTATTATTTTGTCAATGTCAAAATCTTTTCGAATACCAATTTAGTATTTACtttaatgtattctatatttataaatttatcaatactattttttataatattttttatttttatttaataaaatctaatatttcATAAAACGAGGCACATCCAATGCGAACAAAATGGTTGGGCTTATTTAGATAAACGCTAATGTTAGAGTTATTTTGccctaaatatatattttagaattcattttgtcaaaaaaaaaaattataatctattttattaaaattagaatatttcgaatgctaaaataattatttattctagtatttttttcttttttgaaaacaaaataaaatcaaatttaatagttaatactAATTGATATTAATATCCAAAAAAGTCAGAAGccaataattttatttatgtaatattcatagttagatatttattatatttaatattatttaattattttatcaataattaaaaaattccaaatacAATACGTCCGGACTGTtatatagattttttattttattttttatttttttatcaaaatcaataaattatatttggctggatttaaaatatgaatttaattttaatatattatcagtgtaaaataatttaatatgtacATTTAATTACATAACGTCAGTACAAATAATTAtcgtttaaatttttattatttatctttttaatctatattttcatttttttttaaatatttattacatataatttagagaaaatattaatgttgtgattaaaagttaaaatcaaaattcaattcttttaaaaaaataaatttgaattaattttataattatcaatataaatttcttttatgctaatatttaattatatttttatatataaaaaatattatttttaaatagcaagtataacaattaattatttctatttgtacaAAGCAAATCTTAAtacctaatcaaatataaaaatatacatgttaattttttttcaaattttagataacaaatgttaaaattaattattattaaaaaattaaactcatttatacgaaaataataattaaaaattttattatttatttttttatccacAGAGACCATGATCTTCTTAGCCGTCGTAGACTTTTGCCACTCACGACCTTCTCGTAAAAGTAGTTTAATACCATAAATTTTTTGTACCATAATCTATAAGGTCAGGATCGacgtaattttaaaagatttatgttCTCATTATGTTATTAGGGTAAAAATACtagtatgaatttaattttgatacattatcagtataaaatatttgTATTCAATTACGTAATATTGTATCAGAATAAATAACTACCTTTTATATTAAATGCGTGAATAGTcatctaaaaaatctaaaaatagatataattggagtctatgatgagaaATTTTCTTTGGAAgggacaagttgatggaagaggattgaatcttgttagttggaaggtactggttactccaaaaaaaaatatggagatttggggattagagatccttattgtgtaaatattacTCTTTTTGGAAAactagtttggacttttttctAGCAGCCAAACAAATtatgggtccaattgttggatgTCAATACCGATAACCTCTAcatgactgttttagttatcttaagaacaaggactctcccatttaGAGGAGTCTTTGTAAGACTtgggaagtgttgaaggatgggtttgtttgttgtattggagatttgaaccaaaatttttggttttctagctggaggagagaaggacggcTATCTAATGAGATgtattatgttcacatttcttatTCAAATCTCCGGATACAGtatatttggtcggttggtaggtggcatttggatactctttattctcctttatctcaaaatctaaaaggtaatattctctcttacaatccagatgaacaagcaggtccggaagtaGGTTAGTATTGATGTGGGTttgctgccaaagtctatgactcacgcaatggttacttgtggttgtgtaagcagctgtttggttgggaggagtgGGAGAATTGACTTTGactttggcgtcagcttgttccgaAAAAGCAcaagtttttggcttggttgtgtcttaaggaggctcttcctactgcaagttttcgctttagaagagggatgtcgtcatcggataggtgtccaaAATGTCTTTCTAACCAGGAATcgattttacattgtattcgagattgtccaaaagctcagcttgtctaggttggatatttcttatcatcctttggatttgaagaactgatTCTTGTATTATAGCAGAGAAtatccgttcaagttcttttcgggactttggtggatatggcgagtaaggaataatgacatttttaatcctcatgaaacttggcctccggaaaaagtAATTTgcctggcattaacttcagaaaaaggagtttaggaatatttttgaattacaaggTATGTCTCTTCCCTcaactctaaatggtttttggaattcCCTATTCATTggtacttttaaaattaattgtgatgctagttattttggttcagGTGATAAGTGTTGGTTTTGCTTCTGTTATTAaagattgtaatgggagttggcaaatggggtgtttgggaatgattgagagtaatagtattctttaagaaaaattatttgcTATTTGGAGATGATATCTCTTAACTTGGAATGTGgatcaacgagatgttatttgtgagatggattgtgtggaagcatttaatcttgttacttaagatggttttgggttattgatccattggtactcaaaataagagatatcatgc
This region of Arachis hypogaea cultivar Tifrunner chromosome 8, arahy.Tifrunner.gnm2.J5K5, whole genome shotgun sequence genomic DNA includes:
- the LOC112707815 gene encoding psbP domain-containing protein 5, chloroplastic isoform X2 → MVLHSSLSLSLSLFPVLSPNNNNIHLILNNNLNQHKHKRKHLSCCALKPTSQNNTFFRRDFVLFGLTSLSLTSPLSVTLAEEEPKMASFEDELNAYSYLYPVELPSKKFVFKWVESRKPERYSSAAPLSPDARLRIVSERVDIIDNLIISVTIGPPNSSIIKTTDKSKWTAREVADSVLSDKSALRVTSSQRLAESSVLDTHSGEIDGEPYWYYEYLVRKSPIKVTPDSSVFRHYLASTAERDGISSHFYYLL
- the LOC112707815 gene encoding psbP domain-containing protein 5, chloroplastic isoform X1; this translates as MVLHSSLSLSLSLFPVLSPNNNNIHLILNNNLNQHKHKRKHLSCCALKPTSQNNTFFRRDFVLFGLTSLSLTSPLSVTLAEEEPKMASFEDELNAYSYLYPVELPSKKFVFKWVESRKPERYSSAAPLSPDARLRIVSERVDIIDNLIISVTIGPPNSSIIKTTDKSKWTAREVADSVLSDKSALRVTSSQRLAESSVLDTHSGEIDGEPYWYYEYLVRKSPIKVTPDSSVFRHYLASTAERDGYFYSISASTLSPQWEKMGPFLEKSVSSFRLLKPTENYVPPYKDPWRFW